The nucleotide sequence CAAAGAATATTTAGAAATCAATAGCTAATTGTGTATGAAAAAAATGATAATACTACTGCTCTGCATATCAATTTACGGTTGCGGCAATGAAAATAAAAATGATCTCCAGGAACTTGCTGATCTGAATTTATACCTGACTACAAATGAAAAAATAGATAGTCTGATCATTTTTGATCTTACACAGCAAAGGGAGTTACATAAAGTAGCATTTACGGATACAATGAGAATCAAGTTTAACGATAGTATAAATGATAATTACCAGATAAAGTTTTTGAAAGACGGTAATCAGATTCCAAATCCGTTCCCATATGACCAGCTTTGGCTCAAAGGTGAGAATATTGAACTTAAAGGAAGGTATGATGGAAAACTCGTGATTGATACACTTATAGGGTCCGACATGCATTATAAATCCCTTGCCTTCAGAAAAAACTTTAAAGAATTAACGAGTCAAAAATCTGACACCGTCGAGATAAATAAGTTTTTGCTCAAAACAGTTTCTGATTTGGGAAGAGATGAGATATTTTCAATGGACGTTGCAGATTTATTTGCAAGGAGAAATCAAAATAATATTGAAGAGCTGAAGAAATTGAATGCCATATTAGAGAAAAAAAATCCACTACTAAAAAACCATCCGATGTTTACATCATACAGGGATACCAAGTCATTAATTGAGAACAAGGTGTTTGATGTTTCTCAATACAGCTTCTTAAATTGGGATAACCAGTCAGAATCGATTGGTATTTCAAGCGATAAAATGATTTTAATGGATTTTTGGTTTGTAGGTTGCACTCCCTGTGAACGTGACCACAAGATAATTGCCAAGGATTTGAAAGCATTGAAAGACAAAAACATTAAACTGGTTAGTATTTCAACTACCCAAGAGTTTGACGTTTGGAAAAATTATCTTCAAAAAAATGAATATGACTGGTATAATCTAAGGTTCAATCCAAACAACTCTGATCGTGAAGAAATGGACAAGGAGTTTTCTATTGAGGGATACCCTACTTATATACTTTTGAATACAGATGGCACGATAGCCCTAAAGAT is from Nonlabens sp. YIK11 and encodes:
- a CDS encoding TlpA family protein disulfide reductase, with amino-acid sequence MKKMIILLLCISIYGCGNENKNDLQELADLNLYLTTNEKIDSLIIFDLTQQRELHKVAFTDTMRIKFNDSINDNYQIKFLKDGNQIPNPFPYDQLWLKGENIELKGRYDGKLVIDTLIGSDMHYKSLAFRKNFKELTSQKSDTVEINKFLLKTVSDLGRDEIFSMDVADLFARRNQNNIEELKKLNAILEKKNPLLKNHPMFTSYRDTKSLIENKVFDVSQYSFLNWDNQSESIGISSDKMILMDFWFVGCTPCERDHKIIAKDLKALKDKNIKLVSISTTQEFDVWKNYLQKNEYDWYNLRFNPNNSDREEMDKEFSIEGYPTYILLNTDGTIALKIGNYQQLKNYLKMS